A genomic region of Opitutales bacterium contains the following coding sequences:
- a CDS encoding GNAT family N-acetyltransferase: MEIRLAQAGDTPLILKFIRGLAEYEKLEDQVVATEEALMATLFGETKYAEVLLAFEAQEPAGFALFFHNYSTFLAQPGIYLEDLFVDPKFRGKGIGKALIVEIVRITKERNCGRIDWAALDWNTPAHDFYLSLEATKQFEWIPFRLTADKFDKLLK; the protein is encoded by the coding sequence ATGGAGATCCGACTCGCACAAGCTGGCGACACACCCCTCATTCTTAAATTCATCCGTGGTCTGGCGGAATATGAAAAACTTGAAGACCAGGTGGTTGCAACTGAGGAAGCTCTTATGGCGACCCTCTTCGGCGAAACCAAATATGCCGAGGTCCTCCTTGCATTCGAAGCACAAGAGCCCGCCGGATTTGCGCTGTTCTTCCACAACTATTCCACATTTCTCGCACAACCTGGAATTTACCTGGAAGATCTATTTGTAGACCCAAAATTCCGAGGAAAGGGAATCGGCAAAGCGCTTATCGTCGAAATTGTGCGGATCACTAAGGAAAGAAACTGCGGCCGTATCGATTGGGCTGCCCTTGACTGGAATACGCCAGCGCACGACTTTTACCTGTCTCTCGAAGCAACGAAGCAATTCGAATGGATACCCTTCCGTCTCACCGCAGACAAGTTTGATAAGCTCCTGAAATAG
- a CDS encoding alpha/beta fold hydrolase → MTSSNGKDWYFVGIPFEFECMNAGVNLYHQHFEGPNRSEPLVILHGLLGSSRNWTSVARSLAEQNTVYCVDLRNHGKSGHTASMGYREMAEDILSWADRQWINRFHILGHSMGGKVAMRLATESPERIQSLIVADIAPRKYMGHHRVEMNAMLAMPMDTLKSRKEAEGFLDQFGVNDWALRQFILTNLVRNSATGSLNWQVNLTALDRCMEQIAGSPLDAESQYLGKALFLVGGQANFVVGDDAELIKEHFPASEMVTFSDSGHNIHVDAKVPFLDAVGCFLDG, encoded by the coding sequence ATGACCTCCAGCAATGGAAAAGACTGGTATTTTGTCGGTATTCCTTTCGAGTTTGAATGCATGAATGCTGGCGTGAATCTTTATCATCAACACTTCGAAGGGCCGAATCGGTCCGAGCCGCTCGTTATCCTTCATGGGCTGTTGGGCTCTTCGAGGAATTGGACTTCCGTCGCGCGCAGTTTGGCAGAGCAGAATACCGTTTATTGTGTCGATTTGCGCAATCACGGTAAGTCTGGCCATACAGCATCGATGGGATACCGCGAGATGGCGGAGGATATCCTATCTTGGGCGGACCGACAATGGATCAATCGATTCCATATACTTGGGCATAGCATGGGAGGTAAGGTTGCGATGCGTTTGGCTACCGAGTCTCCTGAGCGAATTCAGAGCTTGATCGTCGCAGACATCGCTCCACGTAAATATATGGGACATCATCGCGTGGAAATGAACGCCATGCTCGCGATGCCCATGGATACGCTGAAATCGCGTAAAGAAGCAGAAGGATTTCTCGACCAATTTGGCGTCAATGATTGGGCATTGCGCCAATTCATTTTGACGAATCTTGTCCGCAATAGCGCCACAGGTTCCTTGAATTGGCAGGTAAATCTTACGGCTTTGGATCGGTGTATGGAGCAGATCGCCGGGTCTCCGTTGGACGCAGAGAGTCAATATCTTGGAAAGGCCTTGTTCCTCGTCGGGGGGCAGGCAAACTTTGTTGTCGGTGATGATGCTGAGTTAATAAAAGAACACTTCCCCGCCTCAGAAATGGTTACTTTTTCCGATTCA